The following are encoded together in the Corticium candelabrum chromosome 1, ooCorCand1.1, whole genome shotgun sequence genome:
- the LOC134182039 gene encoding SCO-spondin-like isoform X2, protein MMRITIRRLIAVICISLSFSTCESQPTEPGVCFDIANCDYTKGNPAADSLILYAECCDKDNGESLALSDGSCANCGTETVATTAPATNDTNYIEEWTPWRDCSQECGPGTRSRQKICGPPGDLKVCEVQDEDCNLGSCPVDGEWGEWQSWSACSDTCRHSRVRSCDNPIPSNGGNDCVGLDSETAACERDPPCPVHGAWSEWTEQPCSKSCGGGFRILTRECDNPAPQYGGDNCYGNPNKFEQCNTECCPIHGTWSAYTSWAQCEVTCGGGRRIRRRKCDNPPPSCNGRNCSGFDIDTEDCSPNECPVDGGWSTWSEGVCTKPCGGGHQQKFRKCDDPVPRGTGEPCPGLEAAIEACNDQPCPVDGEWSFWSSWSTTCPACGKGYYKNRTRLCDDPPPQNGGLFCPGPKSEAAPCSISKCPVNGEWSAWTAYTDCPRSCGGSRYQRTRKCDNPPPNFDGLPCPGDYIESTQCNTQECPVNGEWSYWTEWSHCSTTCDRGGRNRSRVCNDPAPRYNGTECPGPATEWAPCPGDRNCPVDGGWSPWSVFSPCTASCEGGTRESFRECNSPQPRYDGLFCGGHSRRTCECNKQPCPVDGGWTWWSIWSPCSSTCEGGKQNRTRECTNPLPRHGGLCCQGPEVDVQTCAHVQCPVDGNWGQWNTWSECSEPCETGRRFRNRLCNNPAPDFGGKPCNDPSTRMEEELCNTHKCPVNGNWGAWTEYEFCSKTCDTGSQGRTRECNNPAPKYDGADCSGNEAESRLCNKFECPVDGFYTTWTSWAQCSRTCGRGTTERTRHCNPPLHGGTPCLSFGLPQETKSCCNQACQGPTPYTVYTLISSQDVIRQRYTTSCGFLGFGRCSRTRTIYSRTYRSQGSTLYKTAVTEGC, encoded by the exons ATG ATGCGTATTACGATTCGTCGTCTTATTGCAGTTATCTGCATTTCTTTGTCCTTTTCTACGTGCGAG AGCCAGCCAACAGAACCAG GTGTTTGCTTTGATATCGCGAACTGTGACTATACGAAGGGCAATCCTGCCGCCGATTCTTTGATACTATATGCCGAGTGCTGTGATAAAGACAACGGGGAGTCGTTGGCACTGAGTGATGGTTCATGCGCGAACTGTGGAACAGAAACAGTTGCAACTACAGCTCCTGCGACAAATGATACCAATTATATCGAAGAGTGGACTCCTTGGCGTGACTGTTCTCAAGAATGTGGTCCTGGTACCAGAAGCAGACAGAAAATATGTGGTCCCCCAGGCGACCTTAAAGTTTGTGAAGTGCAAGATGAAGACTGCAATCTGGGAAGCTGTCCAG TTGATGGAGAATGGGGAGAATGGCAGAGCTGGTCTGCGTGTTCTGACACGTGTAGACACTCAAGAGTAAGATCCTGTGACAATCCAATACCATCCAATGGAGGAAACGATTGTGTAGGCTTGGACAGTGAAACGGCTGCGTGCGAAAGAGACCCTCCTTGTCCAG TTCACGGTGCATGGAGTGAATGGACCGAGCAGCCGTGCTCAAAATCATGCGGAGGTGGATTTCGCATTCTCACGCGGGAATGCGACAACCCAGCACCACAATACGGTGGCGATAACTGTTATGGAAACCCAAACAAATTCGAGCAATGCAACACAGAATGCTGTCCAA TACATGGCACATGGAGCGCATACACGAGTTGGGCACAGTGTGAAGTGACATGTGGAGGTGGCAGGCGAATTAGAAGAAGGAAGTGCGACAATCCTCCACCGTCGTGCAATGGGCGCAATTGCAGTGGGTTTGACATAGACACAGAAGACTGCTCTCCCAATGAATGCCCTG TGGACGGGGGCTGGAGTACCTGGTCAGAAGGAGTCTGTACTAAACCTTGCGGTGGGGGTCATCAGCAAAAGTTCCGTAAATGTGATGACCCAGTGCCTAGGGGTACAGGTGAACCCTGTCCTGGACTTGAAGCGGCAATTGAAGCATGCAACGATCAACCGTGTCCTG TTGATGGAGAATGGAGCTTTTGGAGCTCATGGAGTACTACATGTCCTGCTTGTGGTAAAGGCTACTACAAAAATCGAACTAGATTGTGTGACGATCCTCCTCCCCAAAACGGTGGTCTCTTTTGCCCTGGACCAAAGTCAGAAGCGGCTCCGTGCTCAATTTCTAAATGCCCAG TAAACGGCGAATGGAGCGCTTGGACTGCCTATACTGACTGTCCAAGATCTTGTGGTGGCTCTCGATACCAGCGAACCAGAAAATGTGATAATCCACCACCAAACTTTGATGGTCTCCCTTGTCCAGGAGATTACATTGAATCCACGCAGTGCAACACTCAGGAATGTCCAG TGAATGGTGAATGGAGCTACTGGACGGAATGGAGTCACTGCTCTACAACGTGTGACAGAGGTGGAAGAAATCGCTCGCGTGTATGTAACGATCCTGCACCGAGGTACAACGGAACGGAGTGCCCAGGTCCAGCAACAGAATGGGCACCTTGCCCAGGTGACAGGAATTGCCCAG TGGACGGTGGATGGAGTCCGTGGTCAGTGTTTTCTCCTTGCACGGCGAGCTGCGAAGGTGGCACAAGGGAAAGTTTCCGTGAATGCAACAGTCCCCAACCTCGTTATGATGGTCTCTTCTGTGGTGGACACTCTCGAAGAACTTGCGaatgcaacaaacaaccatGTCCTG TCGACGGAGGATGGACTTGGTGGAGTATTTGGTCTCCCTGCTCATCAACATGCGAAGGAGGAAAGCAAAACAGAACCAGAGAATGCACCAATCCTCTGCCAAGACACGGAGGACTTTGCTGTCAAG GTCCAGAAGTAGATGTCCAAACGTGTGCCCATGTCCAATGCCCAG TTGACGGCAACTGGGGACAATGGAATACGTGGTCTGAGTGCAGCGAACCCTGTGAGACCGGCAGGCGTTTTCGAAATAGATTGTGCAACAATCCAGCACCTGATTTTGGAGGCAAACCATGTAATGATCCGTCCACTAGAATGGAAGAAGAGCTGtgtaacacacacaagtgTCCAG TGAACGGAAACTGGGGTGCGTGGACAGAATATGAATTCTGCAGTAAAACTTGCGATACCGGATCACAAGGAAGAACTAGGGAGTGCAACAATCCAGCTCCAAAATATGACGGCGCAGACTGCAGTGGCAACGAAGCTGAATCAAGGCTCTGCAATAAATTCGAATGCCCGG TGGATGGCTTTTACACTACGTGGACGTCATGGGCTCAATGCTCTAGAACTTGCGGAAGAGGTACTACTGAGCGAACACGACATTGCAATCCTCCGCTGCATGGAGGAActccttgtctgtcttttggcCTTCCTCAAGAAACAAAAAGTTGCTGTAACC AGGCCTGCCAGGGTCCTACACCGTACACGGTCTACACGTTGATTTCATCTCAAGACGTAATTAGGCAAAGGTATACTACTTCGTGCGGGTTTCTCGGTTTCGGTCGATGTTCAAGAACTAG GACTATTTACTCCCGAACCTATAGGAGTCAAGGATCAACTCTCTACAAGACCGCTGTCACAGAAGGCTGTTGA
- the LOC134182039 gene encoding SCO-spondin-like isoform X1, whose amino-acid sequence MPKQMRITIRRLIAVICISLSFSTCESQPTEPGVCFDIANCDYTKGNPAADSLILYAECCDKDNGESLALSDGSCANCGTETVATTAPATNDTNYIEEWTPWRDCSQECGPGTRSRQKICGPPGDLKVCEVQDEDCNLGSCPVDGEWGEWQSWSACSDTCRHSRVRSCDNPIPSNGGNDCVGLDSETAACERDPPCPVHGAWSEWTEQPCSKSCGGGFRILTRECDNPAPQYGGDNCYGNPNKFEQCNTECCPIHGTWSAYTSWAQCEVTCGGGRRIRRRKCDNPPPSCNGRNCSGFDIDTEDCSPNECPVDGGWSTWSEGVCTKPCGGGHQQKFRKCDDPVPRGTGEPCPGLEAAIEACNDQPCPVDGEWSFWSSWSTTCPACGKGYYKNRTRLCDDPPPQNGGLFCPGPKSEAAPCSISKCPVNGEWSAWTAYTDCPRSCGGSRYQRTRKCDNPPPNFDGLPCPGDYIESTQCNTQECPVNGEWSYWTEWSHCSTTCDRGGRNRSRVCNDPAPRYNGTECPGPATEWAPCPGDRNCPVDGGWSPWSVFSPCTASCEGGTRESFRECNSPQPRYDGLFCGGHSRRTCECNKQPCPVDGGWTWWSIWSPCSSTCEGGKQNRTRECTNPLPRHGGLCCQGPEVDVQTCAHVQCPVDGNWGQWNTWSECSEPCETGRRFRNRLCNNPAPDFGGKPCNDPSTRMEEELCNTHKCPVNGNWGAWTEYEFCSKTCDTGSQGRTRECNNPAPKYDGADCSGNEAESRLCNKFECPVDGFYTTWTSWAQCSRTCGRGTTERTRHCNPPLHGGTPCLSFGLPQETKSCCNQACQGPTPYTVYTLISSQDVIRQRYTTSCGFLGFGRCSRTRTIYSRTYRSQGSTLYKTAVTEGC is encoded by the exons ATGCCCAAACAGATGCGTATTACGATTCGTCGTCTTATTGCAGTTATCTGCATTTCTTTGTCCTTTTCTACGTGCGAG AGCCAGCCAACAGAACCAG GTGTTTGCTTTGATATCGCGAACTGTGACTATACGAAGGGCAATCCTGCCGCCGATTCTTTGATACTATATGCCGAGTGCTGTGATAAAGACAACGGGGAGTCGTTGGCACTGAGTGATGGTTCATGCGCGAACTGTGGAACAGAAACAGTTGCAACTACAGCTCCTGCGACAAATGATACCAATTATATCGAAGAGTGGACTCCTTGGCGTGACTGTTCTCAAGAATGTGGTCCTGGTACCAGAAGCAGACAGAAAATATGTGGTCCCCCAGGCGACCTTAAAGTTTGTGAAGTGCAAGATGAAGACTGCAATCTGGGAAGCTGTCCAG TTGATGGAGAATGGGGAGAATGGCAGAGCTGGTCTGCGTGTTCTGACACGTGTAGACACTCAAGAGTAAGATCCTGTGACAATCCAATACCATCCAATGGAGGAAACGATTGTGTAGGCTTGGACAGTGAAACGGCTGCGTGCGAAAGAGACCCTCCTTGTCCAG TTCACGGTGCATGGAGTGAATGGACCGAGCAGCCGTGCTCAAAATCATGCGGAGGTGGATTTCGCATTCTCACGCGGGAATGCGACAACCCAGCACCACAATACGGTGGCGATAACTGTTATGGAAACCCAAACAAATTCGAGCAATGCAACACAGAATGCTGTCCAA TACATGGCACATGGAGCGCATACACGAGTTGGGCACAGTGTGAAGTGACATGTGGAGGTGGCAGGCGAATTAGAAGAAGGAAGTGCGACAATCCTCCACCGTCGTGCAATGGGCGCAATTGCAGTGGGTTTGACATAGACACAGAAGACTGCTCTCCCAATGAATGCCCTG TGGACGGGGGCTGGAGTACCTGGTCAGAAGGAGTCTGTACTAAACCTTGCGGTGGGGGTCATCAGCAAAAGTTCCGTAAATGTGATGACCCAGTGCCTAGGGGTACAGGTGAACCCTGTCCTGGACTTGAAGCGGCAATTGAAGCATGCAACGATCAACCGTGTCCTG TTGATGGAGAATGGAGCTTTTGGAGCTCATGGAGTACTACATGTCCTGCTTGTGGTAAAGGCTACTACAAAAATCGAACTAGATTGTGTGACGATCCTCCTCCCCAAAACGGTGGTCTCTTTTGCCCTGGACCAAAGTCAGAAGCGGCTCCGTGCTCAATTTCTAAATGCCCAG TAAACGGCGAATGGAGCGCTTGGACTGCCTATACTGACTGTCCAAGATCTTGTGGTGGCTCTCGATACCAGCGAACCAGAAAATGTGATAATCCACCACCAAACTTTGATGGTCTCCCTTGTCCAGGAGATTACATTGAATCCACGCAGTGCAACACTCAGGAATGTCCAG TGAATGGTGAATGGAGCTACTGGACGGAATGGAGTCACTGCTCTACAACGTGTGACAGAGGTGGAAGAAATCGCTCGCGTGTATGTAACGATCCTGCACCGAGGTACAACGGAACGGAGTGCCCAGGTCCAGCAACAGAATGGGCACCTTGCCCAGGTGACAGGAATTGCCCAG TGGACGGTGGATGGAGTCCGTGGTCAGTGTTTTCTCCTTGCACGGCGAGCTGCGAAGGTGGCACAAGGGAAAGTTTCCGTGAATGCAACAGTCCCCAACCTCGTTATGATGGTCTCTTCTGTGGTGGACACTCTCGAAGAACTTGCGaatgcaacaaacaaccatGTCCTG TCGACGGAGGATGGACTTGGTGGAGTATTTGGTCTCCCTGCTCATCAACATGCGAAGGAGGAAAGCAAAACAGAACCAGAGAATGCACCAATCCTCTGCCAAGACACGGAGGACTTTGCTGTCAAG GTCCAGAAGTAGATGTCCAAACGTGTGCCCATGTCCAATGCCCAG TTGACGGCAACTGGGGACAATGGAATACGTGGTCTGAGTGCAGCGAACCCTGTGAGACCGGCAGGCGTTTTCGAAATAGATTGTGCAACAATCCAGCACCTGATTTTGGAGGCAAACCATGTAATGATCCGTCCACTAGAATGGAAGAAGAGCTGtgtaacacacacaagtgTCCAG TGAACGGAAACTGGGGTGCGTGGACAGAATATGAATTCTGCAGTAAAACTTGCGATACCGGATCACAAGGAAGAACTAGGGAGTGCAACAATCCAGCTCCAAAATATGACGGCGCAGACTGCAGTGGCAACGAAGCTGAATCAAGGCTCTGCAATAAATTCGAATGCCCGG TGGATGGCTTTTACACTACGTGGACGTCATGGGCTCAATGCTCTAGAACTTGCGGAAGAGGTACTACTGAGCGAACACGACATTGCAATCCTCCGCTGCATGGAGGAActccttgtctgtcttttggcCTTCCTCAAGAAACAAAAAGTTGCTGTAACC AGGCCTGCCAGGGTCCTACACCGTACACGGTCTACACGTTGATTTCATCTCAAGACGTAATTAGGCAAAGGTATACTACTTCGTGCGGGTTTCTCGGTTTCGGTCGATGTTCAAGAACTAG GACTATTTACTCCCGAACCTATAGGAGTCAAGGATCAACTCTCTACAAGACCGCTGTCACAGAAGGCTGTTGA
- the LOC134182055 gene encoding inter-alpha-trypsin inhibitor heavy chain H5-like, translated as MTRELIVLLLQILAFTKAQEETVCKDGVQQEIEVPPTPPPFNCEDLEWPGDDKTFLITKADPEEVEFVYRERFTLTCKVCTRPGYNVTVTDLKWSKQEGELSPEVRVGVLDLTSRPAETSLIFSIPDEDDAGVYKCTPSATLTLELPPLVVPPEPVPDENGQNNNTNGEVPEVVPTVNGTEQTPTTVPPVLIPQYETKVLETDSYIAYSVVKEADACAGDDPRFSIPLGNGNMLCFSVDGKGGDIFNLISDTHLSVNVKYIDGTDDYSVWMGELAFVLDNGCKVRVNADPESVRVDHMAVDKKFYDEDVQVDVYAGDYVAVKFKKLQVEFRAEFIDGHLSFYVVNDKGFSPRVHGLIGQFLNSKHEIVEAEDGHIFGLLKLQGRTRALLLQQKRWPYMHGHKEATCWGIQGKNPKGAIDWSHSSYKLMSLCQTKRRILTRPVFNAVDNTL; from the exons ATGACCAGAGAGCTAATTGTTCTTCTCCTTCAAATCTTAGCTTTCACTAAGGCTCAAGAAGAAACCGTCTGTAAGGATGGGGTACAGCAAGAGATAGAAGTACCGCCGACTCCTCCACCGTTTAATTGTGAAGACCTGGAATGGCCTGGAGACGACAAGACATTCCTTATAA CTAAAGCTGATCCAGAAGAGGTGGAGTTCGTGTACAGAGAAAGATTCACCTTAACTTGCAAAGTTTGCACAAGACCTGGCTACAACGTGACTGTTACAGACTTGAAGTGGTCTAAACAAGAGGGAGAATTGTCACCAGAAGTCCGCGTTGGGGTTCTTGACCTTACTTCTCGGCCTGCAGAAACTAGTCTCATCTTTAGTATTCCGGATGAAGACGATGCCGGGGTATACAAGTGTACCCCTAGTGCTACTCTGACTTTAGAGTTGCCACCACTAGTAGTGCCGCCAGAGCCGGTGCCGGACGAGAATGGTCAGAATAATAACACTAATGGTGAAGTACCAGAAGTAGTACCCACTGTCAATGGCACCGAGCAAACTCCTACAACAGTGCCTCCTGTCCTTATTCCACAGTACGAAACGAAAGTATTGGAAACCGATAGCTACATTGCTTATAGCGTTGTAAAAGAAG CTGACGCTTGTGCAGGAGACGATCCTCGATTTTCTATTCCGCTAGGCAATGGCAACATGCTATGTTTCTCAGTAGACGGTAAAGGTGGCGATATCTTCAATCTCATATCAGACACGCATCTCTCCGTCAACGTTAAATACATCGATGGAACGGACGATTACTCTGTCTGGATGGGAGAATTGGCATTCGTACTCGACAACGGTTGTAAGGTACGAGTGAACGCGGATCCAGAGTCAGTGAGAGTTGATCATATGGCGGTGGATAAGAAATTCTACGATGAAGACGTACAAGTCGACGTCTACGCGGGAGATTACGTTGCAGTCAAGTTCAAGAAACTCCAGGTTGAGTTTCGTGCCGAGTTTATTGACGGACATTTGAGCTTCTACGTCGTCAACGACAAGGGATTTTCACCTCGCGTTCATGGCCTCATTGGACAATTTCTCAATTCTAAACACGAAATCGTTGAAGCTGAAGACGGTCACATCTTCGGTTTACTCAAACTTCAAGGTAGAACAAGAGCTCTACTACTGCAACAGAAGAGGTGGCCCTACATGCACGGGCACAAGGAGGCAACGTGCTGGGGTATCCAAGGAAAGAATCCCAAAGGAGCCATTGACTGGTCTCATTCCAGCTACAAGTTGATGTCTCTATGTCAAACAAAACGTCGTATTCTCACCCGTCCAGTGTTCAATGCGGTAGACAATACTTTGTAG